Below is a window of Microbacterium saperdae DNA.
CCGCTCTCCTGCGCGGCTGATCCGCCGCACGAGCGGCGTCCTCATCCCGAGGACGCCTTCCCCGCGGAAGCGTGCCCTCGGCGCGCCCGCCACCCCTGACGCAGGAGAGAAGCACATGTCCCGTTCCACCTTTTCCCCCACCCCCGCACGCTCGCACAGGTTCGCCCGCGTGGCGGCCGCCATCGCCGGAGGAGCACTGCTCGCCGTCGCCGTACCGACCATGGCGAGTGCTCATGTCACCGTCTCCCCCGACCAGCTCGTCGCCGGGGACCACGGCGTTCTGACGTTCGCGTTCTCGCACGGGTGCGAGAATTCGCCCACGACCGCCCTGCGCATCACGATGCCCGAAGGGCTCGCCTCTGTGTCGCCGACCCTCGACGGAGACTGGACGATCGACGTCGAACGCGGCGAAGACGGCCTGGTGTCCGCAGTGACCTACACCGCGCTCTCCCCGGTTCCCACCGATCTCCGCGGTGCCGTGAGCATGGGCGTCGGGCTGGATGAGGACACCCCGGACTCGCTGGCGTTCCCCGTCGAGCAGAAGTGCGTCGACGGCACCACCGAATGGACCCAGATCGCGGAGAACGGCGAGGATCCGCACAGTCTGGATGCGCCCGCTCCCGTGGTGACGGTGGCCGCGGCGACGGGGACCGGCCATGGTGATGACGCGACCCACGGTGCGGACGCCGCCGCCGAGTATCCCGCGGCCGCTGCGGAGAGCCCCTGGGGGATGATCCTCGGCGCCGGTGGCCTCGTCGCCGGCCTCGCGGCACTGGTGGTGTCCGTCCTCGCCTACCGACGCAGGTCGTGACCGTCCGGCACGTCCCCTCTCCGGTCGTGTCCGGGTGAGGGGACGTGCCGCACCGGGATCTCGGCGTCGACATGAGATCATGGATGCGACATGTCGATTGAACAACAACCGAGCCTGCCTCCCGTGCTCCGCCCCGCGAACCCGCCCCGGCGTGAGCTGTCCGAACTCGTCTCCCGATTCGCCCGCGACGTGCGCGGCGATGTGACGGGTAT
It encodes the following:
- a CDS encoding YcnI family copper-binding membrane protein; its protein translation is MSRSTFSPTPARSHRFARVAAAIAGGALLAVAVPTMASAHVTVSPDQLVAGDHGVLTFAFSHGCENSPTTALRITMPEGLASVSPTLDGDWTIDVERGEDGLVSAVTYTALSPVPTDLRGAVSMGVGLDEDTPDSLAFPVEQKCVDGTTEWTQIAENGEDPHSLDAPAPVVTVAAATGTGHGDDATHGADAAAEYPAAAAESPWGMILGAGGLVAGLAALVVSVLAYRRRS